Genomic segment of Labrus mixtus chromosome 1, fLabMix1.1, whole genome shotgun sequence:
tttttgtcaatgtatTCCATTGGCTTTGCAGAGAGAACTGGTAGAGCTGTTTCTGGTTTGAATTAGAGCGTCATCCTCTTAAAACTCAGGTCCATCTCAGTAAGGGTCATTTCTGCAATGTTGTTACATAGAATAATAATTTTAGCAATATATAGAGAGTTGAAACCAACCTGGTGTCTGcatctttcttttaatttcagcaacaacatttgtttgtgtttgtctggttTGATAAATGAGGTGTTTAAGATAATCTGAAACAAAAGTCTCTAagggtgcattcacacctgagcTATTTAGTTTGTTTGACCCGTGCTCTGGTGCactttggtttggtttgttttggagtGAATGCTCAAACAAACGCTGGTGCTCACCAAAGAACGAAACTCTGGTCCGCTTGTGAACGGGCACCAGAGTTCAGTACGCCATAGGTGAGAATGCGTCCAAACCAAACAGTGCAatgtgggttgaatttggccaGATAGTTCAGAATAAACAGCAGCTAACCTTAAAGGCCTGAAAACGGTCTTGTGGACTGACATGGTTTGCCAAAGAGTTTCGCTGAgcgtggctaacattagcatggtTACACATGAGTTACCATGGTTACACATACTGAGTCCAAGCtgatccaaaacacaaaaacataggAATGAAAGCACTGTGATTATTAGTTGAGATTATCAAGAGTTTATTACTTGTGTATAAATACAGGATGAGGCGATTAGAAGAGTGTCCTGGATAAGACAGGCAGCGGCACAATTCAGTACTTAGTCAGAGAGGTCAATGGTCAGCACGCCTGGTCTGACTCATCCCCTCTCGCTGTGTGCCAAGTCAAACTACCTCTGCACTGACAGTAGTACAACGTGTACCGACTGTGACCGAGCATTTTGATGTTCTCTTTTTACACTGGACAGGAAATGATTACTgatattcaaattcaaatgttcaaaatgcTCACaggagaaaaactgtttttttttcaaagctttgtCTTCTCCGTTTTTTGACACCTGAGCTTTAAATGTTCTCCTCCAAGGcaggttattgtttttttcagttcagcttTTATCTCCTCAAGTATGTGTAGGGTCTGTTCAGTGGTccttgaagcttttttttttattatcttgaaCAACCTTACTGATACTTAAAATGTCTACTGACCACTTAAGCTTTTCAAGCACCCCTGAACTGTCTTTAGGACATTTAAAAAGGTTCTCAATGACCTGTTAAGCACTCTAAAGGATCTCCAGAACTTATTAAAGTAAACcttaattttgttttaatgacttACAATCAACCCCATTATTCCTCCAAGTTCTAAAAAATACCTTTTACCCCTCCCGAGGGACCCCCGTGACCTCTTCATAGATCTCCTCAAAGACCTTAGAGCCTCACATTGAACCAATGAACCTCGGCATGGATTCACTGACCAAAAACCACAAGATATCTTTGTGGATCAATCCATAGTTTTCAGTCTGGACATTGAACACACTCTGGAGCTGCAGTACGGGCATTTAAGTTTTCCATCtcttcaaaatgtttacatcaactgaaaaccataaaaacagacACTCGGGTATTTGGGTACTTGCAACCCTCACATCAATCAAGATTTCAATCACCAAAAACAGCAAAGTCCTTAACAGAACTTGAATTCTGTGATGTTATAGTTAATGGAGAATCATTCCCCTTAAAGCCTACAAAAGTAGAGACAGCTTTGAATGTATTGCTGATGTGTCTTGGGTCAATAATGCTCGCTGTTTGGGAAGTGAAGGGCAAGAGATTCATCATCAAAGCACAAGTGAGTGCTAaatagctaacattagcaagaTAATGTTAGCTAAACCATGCAGTGGTTCTAAACTGGCCGACCCTCAGGACCCATCACCAACTCCTTAATGTTAaatcgtgacccaaatttcagatatttttcaaccaattagatttatttattttttttaaaagtggaggTTTGGACCATGACAGTACAGAACAAGATAGAATAAAACAAGCATGTTTTAAAAGCCCTCTCCATAAAGTTTTTGACAGAACTATTTTTTCCGAGCATACattcgcgacccactgaaaattgctccgtgacccacttttgggtcccagtGGAGTACCACTGACCTGTCAGTCGGTGTTCTTGGGCAGTAATGTTAGTTAAAATGCAGAAGTATTTTCCTGAAGTTAACTGAATATttgatgtcaggatgaggagaCGTTTGTGATATTGTTCATAACATTAATCCACATGaatcccctcctctctgggCTTTCTTTCTCAGATTAATTCTGTAAAAGAACATCCAATAGAAGAACAACTGTctttcattaacaaaaaaaaaaacatgtcaagaaAAGGTGGCAACTGAGACTGATAACTTCTCTGCAGAACAGGACGCCTTTCTGTCCTGGCATGTGGGCGGTTCCATAAGTGTGTGACGACCTGATGACGACATGTTAAAGCTAGGAAAGGTCTCCTGtaaccagaggcgctgcttgtcaacaggcaaggcaggcaactgcttggggccccagaccactGGGGGGGGCCCTAAACCGAAGCAGCGAGCCAAGATGTGCACATTTCTAATGACAGCAGGAATCCTCCTTAAGGgagccccatctgacagcaatcACTCTCATTACCCTGCATAGGGTCGCATGCAGTATTTCTGtggaaaccaaagtttgtcaatgaaagagGAATGATCCgtctggaggagagaaaaaagaaacaggaaaaggaggaagagtcAGGGACACTGACAGACATAAACGCTGGTTGAAGGGCCCCTACAATTGACTTTTGCCgaggggccccaacagactctacgATCGCCACTGCCTGTAACACGGTGAGTGATCACAGGACCATGGATATATCTTCAAGCACTTTCCAAAGAGACCGAAATACCCATTTACAAAACTTAAACTTCTCAAAGGGTTGCAAGATCGTCTTTGTAGCGCctgtcaggagttttttttagctgatcatgaaacagactgaaatgaatactaaCGGCCAACAAAAGCAAACGAGCCAATCAGTAACAAGACTGACTGTTTCTTAGATTAAAAAATGGTAAAACAAATGTTCAATAATAATTGTTAAAGCTCAGCCGGGCGTTGTAGTGTCAAACAAGATGATGAGCAGCACTCTACAGAAAAACACCCTTTTTTCTCTCGTAGCAAAGATTCACAATAAGTGATGAGAAAGCATGAGGAGATTATTCATCAGACAACACTCCttcacatgtacaggacaggaTCAACAAAGACATTAGACGGTCCAAAACGGAACCAAACCAAAAGATCAACACAGGAGCTTCAACAAAAAACTTTCTTTCAGACTTTAATTCTTTAGggtgttttatttcttgtaGATCTTTATAACTCCTCACTGTCTTTTGGACACAGAGAATCTTTAAATATGCTAATTTTCAGAGGAGCACAACCATGTCTGTTGGAAGAACAAAAGTGACattaaaactaaactttaaaataaagaaatctaagTCCGATAATGTTCCCATGAACTACTAGAACTCCTTAAAGGACGCCTTAAAAAAACctcctgattttgttttttttgaagctcaTCAGGGAGGCCAGGAACATCATCAGTGGACATCCAGAGgtttatctttgttttcagtaaaggagagagaaaatatgaacaagaaaaagaaactaGATGAATtgtaattactttaaaaataaaataaaatacagttagaaggtttaaaaaaaataaaaataaatgatgaaataatCATGTTAGAGGGAAAAAGATGAAGCTGCAGGATCAGCTGTGTGAGCTTTCAGCCGACAGGGGGAGCTCCAGTCCGTTTGTTCAGGCTCTCTGCAGCTCATACTGACTCACCTCACAGCCCCTGACGTGAACTTTCATCCCCGATACCCCTagacaccccccacccccacactgCGTATctgcccctgtgtgtgtgtgcgtgtgtgtgtgtgtgtgtgtgtgtgtgtgtgtgtgcgcgcgcgtgtgtgtgtgtgctgtcatgTGGAGGATTAGTCATTTAAGAACACCCCTCACCGCCTTTACAAGACAGCATGTTATCAAACTCCAaggataaaataaatgttaaaatgaaccAGTTTAAAACTTCGGTTTAATGACGTCACGTTTTTatgcgaaaacatttttttaaaattaattactataattaaaaaaacacttcactgcAATCATATCGATACGCTACATATTCAAAATgcctacatttattttgtatttcttcaacattttttaaagagtaTTTTCTAATAGTAGATATTTGTCGTACATTCAGTTGAAGGTGTCAGAGCTCATCTCTCGATGACTTCAGAGGATCATAAACGGAATAACCTGCTGACTTTGATGGTCGCCGCTGGGGAGATAACGCCAAACTCCGTGCAGAAATCTGTCAATTTAATGTCTCACTGCCTGAAGTCAGAGACACACAACTTTATAATGCAATGAATATTCAGAGAGGCGCcggtggctttttttttattacactggTTTTATATCCTGCAGCGCATACAGTGCAAGTTAGTTCTGCAAAACGCAAGTTTACCGTCGGATATTTTCACAATGAAGCGCAGCAATTTTCACAAATACATCGGCTATAAATCAGTAAAAAGTGGTCTTCGttgcattatatatatatatattgtttgcCGTATTGTGCATTTGTGCTGGGTCTTACTCTCACGTGTTTTAGTGCATCTTGTCTAGCATGATAATTATACTAAAATAAGTGATTTCAAAACAGAGATCGTATTGAGGGGCCAGACACAGGGCGtaattaacatttaatttcaGTATGCCTCTGCAAAATGTTGACAGTGGGTTAAAtccaggactgtgtgtgtgtgtgtgtgtgtgtgtgtgtgtgtgtgtgtgtgtgtgtgtgccccgcCCACTCCCTCCTGCTCTATAAAACGCACTTTGACAGCTCAGAGTTTACTGAGCAGGAGGAATCAGATCGACAGCCTGCAGCTCTAACTCGCTCCCCTCTGCTCTACATTAGAAATCAAACCTGTTTCACTAACAGAGCTTCAGCAGCGTTCAGTGCATGTCTGCAGGTTTATGACCCCCCCTCTCACCTGAGGACCTCACACACTATCTGACTTTCCAAAAACTGGTTTCCCGGAGCTCCTCGCCATGCTTGCCCGGGTTTAGATTCTCAATGGAGCTCTCTAACATGTACGAGGTCGCGCCCCGGCCCCTGATGAGCAGCCTGACCCACGGCCAACAGCCCCCCTCCGGCTACAGAGACCCGGCAGATCTCGGCGGTGAGATAGGAGACAACGAGACCTCCATCGACCTGAGCGCGTACATCGACCCTTCTGCTTTCAACGACGACTTCCTTGCCGACCTGTTCCACCACAGCTCCCGGCAGGACAAGCTCAAGATGATGAACGGAGAGTACGACTCGGTGCCGTGCGGCCCGGGGCCCCAGCAGCACTACATGTCCAACTACATGGAGTCCAAGCTGGAGCCGCTTTACGAGCACAACCCGCAGCGCATCAGACCGGTGGCCATCAAACAGGAGCCCCGGGAGGACGAGGACCTGAACCCGGGCATGCCTCCCACCTACCACCACCCGCATTCTCAGCAGTACTCCCAGCAtgcccagcagcagcagcctcacctCCAGTACCAGATTGCGCACTGCGCGCAGACCACCATGCATCTCCAACCGGGACACCCGACCCCTCCGCCGACACCGGTGCCGAGCCCGCACcagcaccatcaccaccaccaacacccgCACCAGCAAGGCGGCATGAAGCATCTGGACCATCAGCGGAGCGGCGGGAAATCCAAGAAGAACGTCGACAAGAGCAGCCCGGAGTACCGGCTGAGGCGCGAGCGCAACAATGTGGCCGTGCGTAAAAGCAGAGACAAGGCCAAAATGCGCAACATGGAGACGCAGCAGAAGGTGGTGGAGCTGACCACCGACAACGACAGACTGAGGCGGAGGGTGGAGCACCTGACCCGCGAGCTGGACACGTTACGAGGCATCTTCAGACAGCTGCCGGACGGATCCTTCAAACCCATGGGCAGCTGAGAGACTGCAGAGCCGGACAGGGAGTAGACTGGAGGTGGACTGGTACACTGCTGGATTTATACACACAAACTGTTCGACGTGTGTTCTGGTGTTCGGACGGACTGAGacctgagaggagagacaggcagctgatgtgttcactgcaaaaaaaaaaaaaacatctgacagatCAGTTTGACTTTCACGGAGTCTGAAACAATCACTTTCTCTTTAGTAATAACCTGCAAATATtctggagaaataaaaaaaacaacaacaaccactcagcagtcaaaacaacattttaaccataaatgtatgtaaaaaaaaaaaaaaaaaaaaaaagacaaccaaGAAATATTGGAGCCACAGACAGATTCTGTTGTTTAAGGAATATTCCAGAAGAAACTGTCAGATAATAAAACCGGACAGAAAGTGGCGCCTGATTCTGGAACAAtcttaaaacattttactgGACACAGATGAATTCATGTCACCTTCACGTCacggagaaagaaaaaacatacttttgtGGACTTTGTAAAAGACGGACTGACTTTGTTCAGactgtgttttccttctttttgttgttgttgcagtgttCATGTGCCTTTTAAAACTTTTGTGCAAAAGCCGATAAGCTCGTTCCCCTGCAGATCCACACAACAGAGGACTGGTTGTTTCTGTGCCTTATTCCCGAACAGACTGTGTGCACCACACACTCTACTCACATATCAGTGCAGCTAAGGTAGGGCACGGTGGAGATGATCCAAAAATCAGCCTGTTGTGcatgtaattatttttgttttgtacatcTCCATAtcctctccttgtgtgtctttatAGAGCTATGAAATGCAAAGTGCACGCTGCTTGCGTATAGGCTGacctgtgtatgtatgtttatgGATTTATGCTAATTTTCTTCTGTTGCTCCTCATAAATGAACTCTGGTACTATTCACAGATGGTGTATATAAGGATACATATACATCATGATGTTAAGCAGAGCATTAGCTGTGCAGCTGTGATTACATACAAACTTAAATAtttgaaagagagacaggaacatCCTCTGATTTTCAAAAGATTTCCAGTGTTTGTACGTCTTGGTTTGTTGCAAATTTGGGTTAAATGTGCGAGTCACCATACAATCTCCAAACTGTTTCTGTGATCTTATTTTCGTGCATTGAAACAAGCTAAAGGAGTAAAGACCCTGCAGCGCTGAATACCTTGTAGAGTTCACAAACTACTTCTTACATTTCTGAGTAATGACACCCTAAAGTGCATCATCTGTCCTGCTCAGAACAAGGCGGCTTCTCTGTGTTCCCTGAAATATTAATATtgtggagattttttttgtttgtttgcattctATACAAAAGATAAATAACCATCTGCTAGATCTGCATCTGGTGATGACATGCCAAAGTGAATAATtcttataattaaaaaaaacaaaacaatcaaaaagcAATGACTGGAATTCAAACTGTGGTACCTGCTTCTTTACGTCACGTCACTGCAAAGATCAAACATCTCCAGACCTGCTGCTTTTGTATAAAGCCGATCCTGTTGAtttttaatgagtttgtttCAAAGAAGAAATTCCTACAAAGATTTCTAATCTCTGCAGACCTGCAGATGTTGGTCTTTTCAGAGGACAACGACAGTGAAAgcagctctttctttttctcaaatGCACTATTAGTCGTCAAATGAAGCACAGAGCCGAGCAGAAAAACGTTCACATGTTGCTGAtttacagacaaaaacaaacaaatacaaaaatgtgaaaagggTTTCTATGCAACatgtctcttcctcttttacatacatgcacacacacacacgcacacacacacacacacacacacacacacacacacacacacacacacacacacacacacacacaaacacacacggtgCCTTCTGATCCTCTCTGAGATGACCTTGGACCTCTTGCTGATCTGCTTGCCGTCGCTATGTAgagaaaaaatgttgaaagGATTGGTGTCagcgaggaaaaaaaaggaagcacttttttttacaaactgatgTTCAACCAATGTTTGTCTCAAAGTTAACGTCTCAATTGTAAAATAAGCCTATatataaaaactataaatataaataaatatatataaaatgccaaaaaatctgaatattatAATAAAGAGCTTGTTTTATCTGACTCTGTCGTGGGtttgatgtctttatttatgtgtttcttttatttgagaatactctttttttcagtttcttcatcaaaacattcaggCTGCATGCAGCTCAGAAACGTCCTGACTGATATAGTGATGCCTTCAGGTGTACCTCCTACAGCCTATAGGGGGCACTCACAGGACAATCAGCCAACAGATGAATCTCATTTAGCTTCAGTCTTCATCACAGACTAGACTGGACTTTCTCAATATGTAACTTGGAGCTTTAAGAGTCAAAAGTTttagatacaaataaaaaaaatcagcagaaaaaaatcagatatttGTCGTCAAACACTCTGAAGAAGATGTTTTCTTGATTTAAGGATCTGTTGGAGCAGTTTTCTGACCTTTAAGAATATCTCTAACCTGGTGTGTTTCAAATCATTTAACAGACCGGGTAGTCTGCTTACATGACGGCTGTCGGTTCGATCTCCACTCATGGACGATTCACTGACCTGCTCCGAGTCAGGAGGGCCCCAAAACCAGAGTCTCTTTAAGGAAGTGACTTACTGATCTGACAGCCTCAGATCCCTCCTAGTTTCAGACTCTGATCTAACTTTTATGTTTCCCTTCATATGTTCTAAAATACAGCTGCACGGGGCAGAACGTCCACAGTTAGAGGAGTATGAAGCTGAATATCTGCATTGCAGAGTCTGTATGATAGTTTCCTATCATAGACGCTATTGTTGTAAGAGCATCAGAGGAGCAGGCTGCTGTTAGCTGTATTCACCGGAAAAACAACTTTTGACGCAGCAACTGAAGGTTACAAGCGACAGGTTGAGGGGAACAGGGGGTGGGACCTCTCTGCTGATTCTCTCTTAGggctcactcacactcacagatgACCTGTACTGTACCAAAGCACAACTGTTCCCCCTCCCTAGTCCCCTTCCcaaccgggcctgagcatggttacctcttgtacatacatCGTCACCATGCATGAAGCTACCAGAGCGCATCAGGAAATAGAACATTTGAAGTTTTCATAATCaggttaaaatatatatttacacttTTTCAAGCTTCAAGATCCGATCATCACTAAAGAGAGACGTTAAAggggcgccccatgtatggaggctgtggttcaggttcaaatccgccctgtggctcctttcccgcatgtcattccccgctctctctctccctgatttccagctctatccacagtcctatctctccattgaaGGCACagaaaggccaaaaataaatctttaaaaaaagagagacattaaaaacaaacaatgccctgttatcattttgacatttaaggTGGATTGAATGATTCACAACGTCAACTCATGCACTGAgcaacatgaaagaaaacaaaccacCTTAAAGTTTTTAGTATCTGTCAAATACCTGCAGAAGACTGCAGGATATCAAATTTTCTCTTTAGTCCAACAACGGAGAAAAAACAGAACTACAACGAAGAACACGACTACAACTttctgactttgtggcttatctTGAGTTGTTTCGGTCAGACACGGCGCTCTTATAAAAATTGATTTCTCGATTATGCAAGGCGGGGATCGGTATGgtacggagcactcacactagtcagacgaaactggactttgggggtcaaacgtATTTGGGCATGGTACAGATTTCCTCATGTGAATGACCCTTAATCCATCCAGAGCTCCTCCTGTGTGTAACCAGTGGACGTCTGTGTTGATAAGAAATCAGATGCTTTGACATCGGGCTCTTTATGGCTTACCACGGATCAATCAGGAACCAGAATTTTAATGTTAAAGGACCattcctgtattttttaaacctgaacccccttttttaaaacttactTTTTAGTCTTAATgacttaaaagtaaaacaagttTTAGAATTGCTCCAGTACATGTCTTAACCCAGCAGCCGAGAAACAGACAGTGATGATCATATTTGAGGCCCAATCACAGCAGTTCCACTAAAAGTGCTGATTCTTGAATCTGACAGGctcacatttttattctaaCAGTGCTTTCACACAAGCACAAAGCTCCTAAAATTTCCCAGAATTCTCAGGGTGAGTTGCACGTGTGAACGCAAATGACTGGATTTTTTTCACACAACTTAACCTggatttttttcctgccagccccctggGGAATTATCCACCTGAGTTTAGAGAGAGTTAGCCGATGGGAAAAGGCAACAGGAAATATTGAGGAAAATTCACTAATAGTGAGTGGGAGGGAGTGaatggcggtcaccatattggaaatgctgactggACCTAACTTTCGGTCAACATATGAACGGTCAAAGAGCTGGAGATGAGACGGGCCTTAAGCTTcttgaaaaacagttttttgatCCAGGCTGTATACACATTTATTCcggctgtaaaaacaggcatttgcctcaagtggacaatcgaggaactgcagtttattgcacttccgcattggcttcatttttcaacactggaggttgctgcttatTGGACAGCCGTTTCAGAATCATTCTTTGTACACCATGTCCCCCCTCATGAGACCCCGCCTCCTGTCCGACGGACGGTCTCCCCCATAGGAGTGCATATAAACAGCtcaagtgtctgacaacattacagaaaggagtAAAATGCTTTTTGTAACAAATATCAGCATTTAAATGCAGCTCTCTTTGAAGCCACCAATCATGAACAGCAGTCATTTAAACTCACAGAAACAGTCCACCCCTGCCTCaggtgtctttttgtttttcttatttcagtGAATTCTTGTCGTGATGGAGGTCCCCTGCTGTGAATCGCTGGTGTGACAGGACTTTCAGATCATCTGACATCTTCTCCGTCTGAAGTTTGCGGAGCTGGACATCTGTACATAACTTTGACTATTGCGAATGAAAGCCAAAACctttttattatgtatttatgCATGTATTTAACTTCCTGCCAACATCTCGAGCAAAACAAAAGAATCAGCAGCACGAGAAACCTCAAATCTGTCAGGCGACTCTTGAAGCGGGCTGTATTAGAAACAGGTGAGATGGACTCAAACGCAGAActttttgctgtgtttttctctccaggAATGTAGAAAAATAATTGTTAATCACAGcttgaaaaggaggaaaatatgaAAAGTAGAGAACAACGGGCAGAAGCCAAGCATTAAAATGTGAATGTAACCAAGAAGCGGGTTGGTCGAAACATGCAGAGAGCCTGGGAGAGGGAGGATGACTTCCAGATGTTTCTGACGCtgtcactgactgactgaaataTGGGCCTGAACATTCAAGATGTGAatgcatcatcatcacaacagaaTAATAATACAACCTACAGGAATGTTGACAGGGTGGAGCTCAGGGTGGAGCAGGAGGGGAACATGTCCTGAAGGTCGTATTTTAAAGTTCTGCACGATTTGTGATTTAGATATTGTTTTAAGTATATTTCAACATTGAGGGGAAGTAACAGTGTTTatacttaaaggtccaatatgtgtACATgtactgagtgaaatgataaagtgaccttactatatgatcagacattaaggaaacatgctatgttgaagtgctggcttttGCCCCTCCTCCGTCGGTATGCCGGTCAAACAGcaaatttgttttgaatttggactgcagtacccattttcatttaattttaattgaGAAGAAAAAATTCTACCACAAATCCACCGTCCAACTTAGATGTCAAATTGTTTAACTTCTCTATTCCACTAAATGAACCGTCTGAGCTGACGGACGTTACCTCTGCGTTTGCTAAATGATCAACCGTGGAGACGCACAACAGAGAAGTACGGCAACACCACTAAGACAAACCAGACGcagaactacacaaacacagtttattgTCTTTCACATTGGATTTTAGGAGAAAGTAAAATTCATCAACTGACTTCAGAGCAAAAGTAAAGCGTAACATATACGGTCACActaacttaaaggcagggtttggtcattttctccagatacactttttaagatttaggtTGAAACTGTCTTtgggtcctgacagacattaataactcaggtgctctgaaaaaagaacaaagaaaatctgtcatctgtagcagttgtaagcctgtaaaaacttcaaccaatgtctgccacgaggtaccaatctgatgaaccaatcacacgcctccctgtgtccctgctcgctctctaccacATGCATgaacgagcccacactcaaaacgatgagctgaggtccgcttctggagcaatggCACtagtgcatgtaagtgagggggcgtggctttagagggagcacagaggggagggggtgggtgcagacggagcactgagggaatgctactttcaaaatcatgctagttttagaaaattaccaaccctgcctttaagtacAGTACTCAAGTGAATTTACTTTGTTAGTCCACCATTGCAATAAGCTATATATAAGCTTGCTCTCCATAAGCCAAAAACTGATTAAGACACGCTAACAATAATCTAATAACAACTAACCCTGAGCTAACGGCTATCGATAAGCTAACAGCTGACGATTACAGATCaatgctcgctctctctcacccaCACAAATCAATTCTCTGTCCAATCTTTGGCTCAACTCACAGATTTCTTTGGTATCATCTCATGATcagaaacagctgtgatcagttttgacatttttctagCCTTGGTTATATCTGTCttccattttctgtctttttctctttcctgcGTCTTCCTCCATTCTTTCTAAATTCTGTCACTGAAGACGGAAAACAGAGCTTTGTTC
This window contains:
- the cebpa gene encoding CCAAT/enhancer-binding protein alpha, coding for MELSNMYEVAPRPLMSSLTHGQQPPSGYRDPADLGGEIGDNETSIDLSAYIDPSAFNDDFLADLFHHSSRQDKLKMMNGEYDSVPCGPGPQQHYMSNYMESKLEPLYEHNPQRIRPVAIKQEPREDEDLNPGMPPTYHHPHSQQYSQHAQQQQPHLQYQIAHCAQTTMHLQPGHPTPPPTPVPSPHQHHHHHQHPHQQGGMKHLDHQRSGGKSKKNVDKSSPEYRLRRERNNVAVRKSRDKAKMRNMETQQKVVELTTDNDRLRRRVEHLTRELDTLRGIFRQLPDGSFKPMGS